A stretch of the Esox lucius isolate fEsoLuc1 chromosome 2, fEsoLuc1.pri, whole genome shotgun sequence genome encodes the following:
- the slc35c1 gene encoding GDP-fucose transporter 1 isoform X2, translated as MAFASSDMDGKGETFLLRALKIAAVVALYWFISITMVFLNNYLLDSKNLDAPLFVTFYQCLVTVVLCYGMHVLSHLCPGVIDFPSVKFDPKVSREVLPLSIVFIGMITFNNLCLKHVGVAFYTVGRSLSTVFNVLLSYIILKQTTSLYAIICCCVILGGFWLGVDQEGVAGSLSWMGVFFGVLASACVSLNAIFTKRAMPAVDGNIWKLSFYNNINACILFIPLILVFDEISHLAKFSRLGDPKFWGMMTLGGVFGFAIGYVTGLQIKFTSPLTHNVSGTAKACAQTVIAVVYNHSSKSFLWWTSNLMVLGGSSAYTWVKGMEMKKVQVPQEESKQKLLDEKSDERV; from the exons ATGGCATTCGCGAGTTCGGACATGGATGGAAAAGGCGAGACGTTCTTACTTCGAGCCCTCAAAATAGCTGCTGTGGTGGCACTTTATTGGTTCATTTCAATAACCATGGTGTTTCTAAATAACTACTTACTGGATAGTAAAAATTTGGACGCGCCGCTGTTTGTGACATTTTATCAGTGCCTTGTGACTGTTGTACTGTGCTATGGCATGCACGTGCTATCCCACTTGTGTCCGGGTGTCATCGACTTCCCCTCCGTCAAGTTCGACCCAAAGGTATCCCGGGAGGTTCTGCCGTTGTCCATCGTGTTCATTGGGATGATAACCTTCAACAACCTGTGCCTAAAACATGTAGGGGTGGCCTTCTACACTGTCGGCAGATCGCTCAGTACTGTCTTCAACGTCCTACTGTCCTACATAATCCTGAAACAGACCACGTCCCTCTATGCCATTATATGTTGCTGCGTCATTCTGG GTGGGTTCTGGTTGGGTGTGGACCAGGAAGGTGTGGCAGGCTCCCTGTCTTGGATGGGTGTATTTTTTGGGGTGCTGGCAAGTGCCTGCGTCTCCCTCAATGCCATTTTCACCAAGCGGGCTATGCCTGCGGTCGACGGGAACATCTGGAAGCTCTCCTTCTACAACAACATAAACGCCTGCatcctcttcatccctctcatcCTCGTCTTCGATGAGATCAGCCACCTGGCCAAATTTAGCCGCCTGGGCGACCCCAAGTTCTGGGGCATGATGACGCTGGGTGGAGTGTTCGGTTTCGCCATTGGCTACGTGACCGGCCTCCAGATAAAGTTCACAAGTCCACTGACGCACAATGTGTCGGGAACGGCCAAGGCCTGCGCTCAGACCGTCATCGCGGTGGTTTATAACCACTCAAGTAAAAGCTTCCTCTGGTGGACTAGTAACCTGATGGTCCTCGGGGGGTCTTCTGCATACACCTGGGTCAAGGGCATGGAGATGAAGAAGGTCCAGGTTCCCCAGGAGGAGTCCAAACAGAAACTGCTGGATGAGAAAAGCGATGAGAGGGTGTAG
- the LOC105025302 gene encoding cryptochrome-2 isoform X2, with translation MSFHDFLRIVELNNNTPPLTFKRFQAIIQRLELPKKPILPVTRRQTDCCKTDVTANHDKRYGVPSLEELGFKTHGLSPAVWRGGESEALKRLNSHMDRKGWMANFEHPKISAASLMSSPTGLSPYLSFGCLSCRTLYYRLRDLYMTARRRCSPPLSLFAQLLWREFFYTAATDNPTFDRMEGNPICVQIPWDHNPDALAKWAKGQTGFPWIDAIMTQLRQEGWIHHLARHAVACFLTRGDLWISWESGMQVFEELLLDADWSVNAGSWMWLSCSAFFQQFFHCYCPVGFGRRTDPGGDYIRRYVPRLRGYPDRYIHQPWAAPESVQEAAGCLVGVDYPRPMVNHAQSSRLNIERMKQVYKSLSGYKGICLLGPVSTIQEEVESVGMTDSSRTQGSVSESRSSSHSGRTVPEDCVTPCPSLQRKRNHDRLELTECGTQAKVHRCASAYIESSDSHPQ, from the exons ATGTCTTTCCACGACTTTTTAAG GATCGTTGAGTTGAACAACAATACACCCCCACTGACTTTCAAGCGCTTCCAGGCCATCATCCAGCGGCTGGAGCTGCCGAAGAAACCCATCCTCCCCGTCACCCGGCGACAGACAGACTGCTGTAAGACAGATGTCACGGCCAATCACGACAAGCGTTACGGAGTGCCCTCCCTCGAGGAACTAG GTTTCAAGACTCATGGCTTGAGTCCTGCCgtgtggagaggtggagagagtgagGCACTGAAGAGACTGAACAGTCACATGGACAGGAAG GGCTGGATGGCAAACTTTGAGCATCCGAAGATCAGTGCGGCTTCCCTCATGTCCAGCCCCACAGGCCTGAGTCCTTACCTAAGTTTCGGTTGCCTGTCCTGCAGAACACTCTACTACAGACTCCGAGATCTATACATGACG GCACGCAGGCGCTGCAGTCCACCGCTCTCGCTGTTCGCCCAGCTGCTATGGCGGGAGTTCTTCTACACGGCTGCAACCGACAACCCCACGTTTGACCGGATGGAGGGAAACCCCATCTGTGTGCAGATCCCCTGGGACCACAACCCCGACGCGCTGGCCAAGTGGGCCAAAGGACAAACGGGCTTCCCTTGGATTGACGCCATCATGACCCAGCTGAGGCAGGAGGGCTGGATCCACCACCTGGCCCGGCACGCCGTGGCCTGCTTCCTCACCCGGGGGGACCTGTGGATCAGCTGGGAAAGCGGCATGCAG GTGTTCGAGGAGCTGCTCCTGGATGCGGACTGGAGTGTGAACGCCGGCAGCTGGATGTGGCTGTCCTGCAGCGCCTTCTTCCAGCAGTTCTTCCACTGCTACTGTCCCGTGGGCTTCGGCCGGAGGACAGACCCCGGCGGAGACTACATCAG GAGGTACGTCCCCAGACTGAGAGGATACCCGGACCGCTACATCCACCAGCCCTGGGCGGCTCCTGAGTCAGTGCAGGAGGCAGCGGGGTGTCTGGTCGGGGTGGACTACCCCAGGCCCATGGTCAACCACGCACAGAGCAGCCGGCTCAACATAGAGAGGATGAAGCAGGTCTACAAGAGTCTGTCCGGCTACAAGGGAATCT gCTTACTTGGTCCTGTCTCCACAATCCAGGAGGAGGTGGAGTCCGTAGGGATGACTGACAGCTCCCGGACACAGGGCAGCGTCAGCG AGTCACGCTCGTCCTCCCACTCTGGACGGACTGTGCCAGAAGACTGTGTGACCCCATGCCCCTCGctgcagagaaagaggaaccACGATCGGCTGGAGCTAACAGAGTGTGGCACCCAGGCCAAGGTTCACCGCTGCGCTTCAGCCTATATAGAGAGCTCCGACAGCCACCCGCAGTAA
- the LOC105025302 gene encoding cryptochrome-2 isoform X1: protein MVVNSIHWFRKGLRLHDNPALQEALDGADTVRCVYILDPLFAGSANVGINRWRFLLEALEDLDSSLRKLNLRLFVVRGQPTDVFPRLFKEWNVTRVTFEYDPEPYGKKRDAAILKMAQDFGVETWVRNSHTLYEPARIVELNNNTPPLTFKRFQAIIQRLELPKKPILPVTRRQTDCCKTDVTANHDKRYGVPSLEELGFKTHGLSPAVWRGGESEALKRLNSHMDRKGWMANFEHPKISAASLMSSPTGLSPYLSFGCLSCRTLYYRLRDLYMTARRRCSPPLSLFAQLLWREFFYTAATDNPTFDRMEGNPICVQIPWDHNPDALAKWAKGQTGFPWIDAIMTQLRQEGWIHHLARHAVACFLTRGDLWISWESGMQVFEELLLDADWSVNAGSWMWLSCSAFFQQFFHCYCPVGFGRRTDPGGDYIRRYVPRLRGYPDRYIHQPWAAPESVQEAAGCLVGVDYPRPMVNHAQSSRLNIERMKQVYKSLSGYKGICLLGPVSTIQEEVESVGMTDSSRTQGSVSESRSSSHSGRTVPEDCVTPCPSLQRKRNHDRLELTECGTQAKVHRCASAYIESSDSHPQ, encoded by the exons ATGGTGGTGAATTCTATCCATTGGTTTCGCAAAGGTTTGAGACTACATGACAATCCAGCGTTGCAGGAAGCATTGGACGGTGCTGACACCGTgcgttgtgtttatattttggaCCCGTTGTTTGCTGGTTCTGCTAATGTTGGAATCAATCGATGGAg ATTTCTACTGGAAGCGTTAGAGGACCTTGATTCAAGCCTTCGGAAACTTAACTTGAGGCTGTTCGTAGTACGAGGCCAGCCCACTGATGTCTTTCCACGACTTTTTAAG GAGTGGAACGTGACCCGGGTGACCTTCGAGTATGACCCAGAGCCCTACGGAAAGAAACGTGACGCCGCAATCCTGAAGATGGCACAGGACTTTGGTGTGGAGACATGGGTCAGGAACTCCCACACGCTCTACGAACCTGCCAG GATCGTTGAGTTGAACAACAATACACCCCCACTGACTTTCAAGCGCTTCCAGGCCATCATCCAGCGGCTGGAGCTGCCGAAGAAACCCATCCTCCCCGTCACCCGGCGACAGACAGACTGCTGTAAGACAGATGTCACGGCCAATCACGACAAGCGTTACGGAGTGCCCTCCCTCGAGGAACTAG GTTTCAAGACTCATGGCTTGAGTCCTGCCgtgtggagaggtggagagagtgagGCACTGAAGAGACTGAACAGTCACATGGACAGGAAG GGCTGGATGGCAAACTTTGAGCATCCGAAGATCAGTGCGGCTTCCCTCATGTCCAGCCCCACAGGCCTGAGTCCTTACCTAAGTTTCGGTTGCCTGTCCTGCAGAACACTCTACTACAGACTCCGAGATCTATACATGACG GCACGCAGGCGCTGCAGTCCACCGCTCTCGCTGTTCGCCCAGCTGCTATGGCGGGAGTTCTTCTACACGGCTGCAACCGACAACCCCACGTTTGACCGGATGGAGGGAAACCCCATCTGTGTGCAGATCCCCTGGGACCACAACCCCGACGCGCTGGCCAAGTGGGCCAAAGGACAAACGGGCTTCCCTTGGATTGACGCCATCATGACCCAGCTGAGGCAGGAGGGCTGGATCCACCACCTGGCCCGGCACGCCGTGGCCTGCTTCCTCACCCGGGGGGACCTGTGGATCAGCTGGGAAAGCGGCATGCAG GTGTTCGAGGAGCTGCTCCTGGATGCGGACTGGAGTGTGAACGCCGGCAGCTGGATGTGGCTGTCCTGCAGCGCCTTCTTCCAGCAGTTCTTCCACTGCTACTGTCCCGTGGGCTTCGGCCGGAGGACAGACCCCGGCGGAGACTACATCAG GAGGTACGTCCCCAGACTGAGAGGATACCCGGACCGCTACATCCACCAGCCCTGGGCGGCTCCTGAGTCAGTGCAGGAGGCAGCGGGGTGTCTGGTCGGGGTGGACTACCCCAGGCCCATGGTCAACCACGCACAGAGCAGCCGGCTCAACATAGAGAGGATGAAGCAGGTCTACAAGAGTCTGTCCGGCTACAAGGGAATCT gCTTACTTGGTCCTGTCTCCACAATCCAGGAGGAGGTGGAGTCCGTAGGGATGACTGACAGCTCCCGGACACAGGGCAGCGTCAGCG AGTCACGCTCGTCCTCCCACTCTGGACGGACTGTGCCAGAAGACTGTGTGACCCCATGCCCCTCGctgcagagaaagaggaaccACGATCGGCTGGAGCTAACAGAGTGTGGCACCCAGGCCAAGGTTCACCGCTGCGCTTCAGCCTATATAGAGAGCTCCGACAGCCACCCGCAGTAA
- the slc35c1 gene encoding GDP-fucose transporter 1 isoform X1, which translates to MISIMNRVQLKRSKILRMAFASSDMDGKGETFLLRALKIAAVVALYWFISITMVFLNNYLLDSKNLDAPLFVTFYQCLVTVVLCYGMHVLSHLCPGVIDFPSVKFDPKVSREVLPLSIVFIGMITFNNLCLKHVGVAFYTVGRSLSTVFNVLLSYIILKQTTSLYAIICCCVILGGFWLGVDQEGVAGSLSWMGVFFGVLASACVSLNAIFTKRAMPAVDGNIWKLSFYNNINACILFIPLILVFDEISHLAKFSRLGDPKFWGMMTLGGVFGFAIGYVTGLQIKFTSPLTHNVSGTAKACAQTVIAVVYNHSSKSFLWWTSNLMVLGGSSAYTWVKGMEMKKVQVPQEESKQKLLDEKSDERV; encoded by the exons ATGATTTCCATCATGAACAGGGTACAACTCAAACGCTCGAAAATCCTGAGAATGGCATTCGCGAGTTCGGACATGGATGGAAAAGGCGAGACGTTCTTACTTCGAGCCCTCAAAATAGCTGCTGTGGTGGCACTTTATTGGTTCATTTCAATAACCATGGTGTTTCTAAATAACTACTTACTGGATAGTAAAAATTTGGACGCGCCGCTGTTTGTGACATTTTATCAGTGCCTTGTGACTGTTGTACTGTGCTATGGCATGCACGTGCTATCCCACTTGTGTCCGGGTGTCATCGACTTCCCCTCCGTCAAGTTCGACCCAAAGGTATCCCGGGAGGTTCTGCCGTTGTCCATCGTGTTCATTGGGATGATAACCTTCAACAACCTGTGCCTAAAACATGTAGGGGTGGCCTTCTACACTGTCGGCAGATCGCTCAGTACTGTCTTCAACGTCCTACTGTCCTACATAATCCTGAAACAGACCACGTCCCTCTATGCCATTATATGTTGCTGCGTCATTCTGG GTGGGTTCTGGTTGGGTGTGGACCAGGAAGGTGTGGCAGGCTCCCTGTCTTGGATGGGTGTATTTTTTGGGGTGCTGGCAAGTGCCTGCGTCTCCCTCAATGCCATTTTCACCAAGCGGGCTATGCCTGCGGTCGACGGGAACATCTGGAAGCTCTCCTTCTACAACAACATAAACGCCTGCatcctcttcatccctctcatcCTCGTCTTCGATGAGATCAGCCACCTGGCCAAATTTAGCCGCCTGGGCGACCCCAAGTTCTGGGGCATGATGACGCTGGGTGGAGTGTTCGGTTTCGCCATTGGCTACGTGACCGGCCTCCAGATAAAGTTCACAAGTCCACTGACGCACAATGTGTCGGGAACGGCCAAGGCCTGCGCTCAGACCGTCATCGCGGTGGTTTATAACCACTCAAGTAAAAGCTTCCTCTGGTGGACTAGTAACCTGATGGTCCTCGGGGGGTCTTCTGCATACACCTGGGTCAAGGGCATGGAGATGAAGAAGGTCCAGGTTCCCCAGGAGGAGTCCAAACAGAAACTGCTGGATGAGAAAAGCGATGAGAGGGTGTAG